GCTCCCGATGGTCAACTCATCGGTTATCTGGAATGCGACGACTACCAAGCCGCTCAAGCCCGGATGGCCCTGACGGACGTCAACGCCCGCTGGCAGGCCGAGATGGCCACGCTGTTCGCGAACAGCGAGCTCCCGCCGGACCAAGGCTTCGAAATCGTCGAAGAAGTTTTCAACCTTGAGGACCAACTGGCCACCGCGGGCGTCGTCATAGGTGACCCCGCCGCCGCACACAT
This window of the Arthrobacter sp. StoSoilB5 genome carries:
- a CDS encoding L-rhamnose mutarotase codes for the protein MRVCFRSSVQPELMDEYKLRHAAVWPEMLRALKDAGWNNYSLFLAPDGQLIGYLECDDYQAAQARMALTDVNARWQAEMATLFANSELPPDQGFEIVEEVFNLEDQLATAGVVIGDPAAAHINKDSAHDYQKEQA